The Athene noctua chromosome 13, bAthNoc1.hap1.1, whole genome shotgun sequence genome has a segment encoding these proteins:
- the FSD2 gene encoding fibronectin type III and SPRY domain-containing protein 2 isoform X1 — protein sequence MSFRSGSTREHETSDQSTGRSASPPVPESSEIEAEGLIFYHMDLYGSKDRFDIFPEDLSGQGDRSRGDTRREPALSSEKFPRSQEARYDLEREVAELAKMYGLDEDREKELELLGGHLEMVESRRPPAHTEKAGSQGSLYNASKSGSPVRDQSQSTKQQGLPGEASQDEDQSKAIAEDETESHIWSREGLSSSVMSDEWNSQAVSEEEEAANVFCSTCKMPIRAFDKLFGEHKDHEVARLSTAVESEKEEIHKNMCKLEEQIAQMENFASHLEEIFITVEENFGRQEQNFEVHYNDAVQVLAQKYEEQLEALGEEKRQKLEALYGQLVHCGEHLDTCKELTDATQELYLENDKASFMKAAVTMVDRLEEFLKEEVDLKLSTQPDFEERVIDFSEVEQLMNSINSIPAPCAPVISPQAPNAATGTSLRVCWGLFSDDTVECYQLCYKPVSNEGHNGEQAEHTLKVKETYCTITNLLPNTQYEFWVSALNASGISPPSERAVYVTAPSPPTIKSKKIRSCENAALVCWESRDVNPVDSYMVELSKLTDEENGNIITESIVGIPNCEVLIHLQPMQSYRICVRALNLGGSSERSEPVLIHTTGTYFCLNEDTAHPLLAILDDGFTIACDELENPECDLPVYDNSFTRCIGILGSLIPFPGKHYWEVEAEEDTEYRIGVAFENTPRHGYLGANNSSWCMRHIITPSRHKYEFLHSGMTPDIRITIPPRRIGILLDYENCRLSFFNAEIAQHLYTFTLHFQHYVHPCFALETPGILQIRTGIAIPPWTALP from the exons ATGTCATTCAGGTCTGGCAGCACAAGAGAGCATGAAACTAGTGACCAGTCAACTGGTCGTTCAGCTTCCCCACCAGTCCCAGAGTCTAGTGAGATTGAGGCTGAAGGCTTGATATTTTATCACATGGATCTTTATGGATCAAAGGATAGGTTTGATATCTTTCCTGAAGACCTATCTGGTCAAGGAGACAGATCTCGGGGGGATACAAGAAGGGAACCTGCACTGAGTAGTGAAAAATTTCCACGCTCACAAGAAGCTAGATATGACTTGGAGAGGGAGGTTGCAGAGTTGGCTAAGATGTATGGACTTGATGAGGATAGAGAAAAAGAGCTTGAGCTTCTTGGAGGACATCTGGAGATGGTGGAGAGCAGACGGCCACCTGCTCACACAGAAAAAGCAGGATCACAAGGCTCCCTATATAATGCATCAAAAAGTGGCTCTCCAGTGAGAGATCAAAGTCAAAGCACAAAGCAACAGGGACTTCCTGGCGAGGCTTCTCAAGATGAAGATCAGAGCAAAGCCATAGCAGAGGATGAGACTGAGAGCCACATATGGTCCAGAGAGGGGCTTAGCAGCAGTGTCATGTCAGATGAGTGGAACAGCCAGGCTgtcagtgaggaggaggaagcggcAAATGTTTTTTGTTCTACCTGCAAGATGCCAATCCGAGCTTTTGACAAATTGTTTGGTGAGCACAAGGATCACGAAGTGGCTCGGCTCTCCACTGCCGTGGAAAGTGAAAAG GAGGAGATTCATAAAAACATGTGCAAGTTGGAAGAGCAGATTGCTCAGATGGAAAACTTTGCCAGTCACTTGGAGGAAATCTTCATCACTGTAGAG GAAAACTTTGGGAGGCAGGAGCAGAATTTCGAGGTGCATTACAATGATGCAGTGCAAGTGCTTGCTCAGAAGTACGAAGAACAGTTGGAAGCACTGGGGGAAGAGAAGAGGCAGAAGCTGGAAGCTCTATATGGGCAGCTGGTCCATTGTGGGGAACATCTCGACACCTGCAAGGAGCTGACAGATGCAACCCAGGAGCTATACCTGGAAAATGACAAAGCCAGTTTTATGAAG gcaGCAGTAACCATGGTTGACAG GCTGGAAGAATTCTTAAAGGAAGAAGTGGATTTAAAGCTTTCAACACAGCCCGACTTTGAAGAGCGGGTCATAGATTTCTCTGAAGTTGAACAACTAATGAACTCCATTAATAGTATTCCAG ctccttgTGCCCCTGTGATCAGTCCTCAGGCTCCCAATGCAGCAACTGGCACCTCACTGAGAGTTTGTTGGGGCCTCTTCTCAGATGACACTGTTGAGTGCTACCAACTGTGCTATAAACCAGTGAGCAACGAGGGGCACAATGGTGAACAAGCAG agcaTACCCTAAAAGTCAAAGAAACATACTGCACCATCACTAATTTGTTGCCGAATACACAATATGAATTTTGGGTCAGTGCTTTAAATGCCTCTGGTATCAGTCCACCAAGTGAAAGAGCAGTTTATGTAacag CTCCTTCACCACCTACCATAAAGAGTAAAAAGATCCGAAGCTGTGAAAATGCAGCACTGGTCTGCTGGGAATCTAGAGACGTTAACCCTGTTGATTCTTACATGGTTGAATTGTCCAAGCTGACAGATGAAGAAAATGGCAATATTATTACTGA atCTATTGTTGGGATTCCTAACTGTGAAGTCCTAATTCACCTCCAGCCAATGCAAAGCTATCGCATCTGTGTTAGAGCCTTAAACCTGGGTGGTTCCAGTGAAAGAAGTGAACCTGTCCTGATACACACCACAG GCACCTACTTCTGCCTTAACGAGGATACAGCCCATCCTTTACTGGCGATTCTAGATGATGGATTTACAATTGCATGTGACGAACTGGAAAACCCAGAGTGTGATCTGCCCGTCTATGATAACAGCTTTACAAG GTGTATTGGGATCTTGGGCAGTCTGAtcccatttccaggaaagcattACTGGGAGGTGGAAGCTGAGGAAGATACAGAGTACAGAATCGGCGTGGCTTTTGAAAACACTCCAAGACATGGTTATCTGGGGGCAAACAACTCATCCTGGTGCATGAGGCATATCATCACACCATCGAG GCACAAGTATGAATTCCTGCACAGTGGGATGACACCAGACATCAGAATTACTATTCCCCCGCGAAGGATTGGCATTCTGCTGGACTATGAGAACTGCAGACTATCATTTTTCAATGCAGAGATTGCCCAGCACCTTTACACATTCACCTTGCACTTCCAGCATTACGTCCACCCCTGCTTTGCTTTGGAAACACCGGGTATCTTACAGATACGCACTGGAATTGCAATACCCCCGTGGACTGCCCTCCCATAA
- the FSD2 gene encoding fibronectin type III and SPRY domain-containing protein 2 isoform X2, producing the protein MSFRSGSTREHETSDQSTGRSASPPVPESSEIEAEGLIFYHMDLYGSKDRFDIFPEDLSGQGDRSRGDTRREPALSSEKFPRSQEARYDLEREVAELAKMYGLDEDREKELELLGGHLEMVESRRPPAHTEKAGSQGSLYNASKSGSPVRDQSQSTKQQGLPGEASQDEDQSKAIAEDETESHIWSREGLSSSVMSDEWNSQAVSEEEEAANVFCSTCKMPIRAFDKLFGEHKDHEVARLSTAVESEKEEIHKNMCKLEEQIAQMENFASHLEEIFITVEAAVTMVDRLEEFLKEEVDLKLSTQPDFEERVIDFSEVEQLMNSINSIPAPCAPVISPQAPNAATGTSLRVCWGLFSDDTVECYQLCYKPVSNEGHNGEQAEHTLKVKETYCTITNLLPNTQYEFWVSALNASGISPPSERAVYVTAPSPPTIKSKKIRSCENAALVCWESRDVNPVDSYMVELSKLTDEENGNIITESIVGIPNCEVLIHLQPMQSYRICVRALNLGGSSERSEPVLIHTTGTYFCLNEDTAHPLLAILDDGFTIACDELENPECDLPVYDNSFTRCIGILGSLIPFPGKHYWEVEAEEDTEYRIGVAFENTPRHGYLGANNSSWCMRHIITPSRHKYEFLHSGMTPDIRITIPPRRIGILLDYENCRLSFFNAEIAQHLYTFTLHFQHYVHPCFALETPGILQIRTGIAIPPWTALP; encoded by the exons ATGTCATTCAGGTCTGGCAGCACAAGAGAGCATGAAACTAGTGACCAGTCAACTGGTCGTTCAGCTTCCCCACCAGTCCCAGAGTCTAGTGAGATTGAGGCTGAAGGCTTGATATTTTATCACATGGATCTTTATGGATCAAAGGATAGGTTTGATATCTTTCCTGAAGACCTATCTGGTCAAGGAGACAGATCTCGGGGGGATACAAGAAGGGAACCTGCACTGAGTAGTGAAAAATTTCCACGCTCACAAGAAGCTAGATATGACTTGGAGAGGGAGGTTGCAGAGTTGGCTAAGATGTATGGACTTGATGAGGATAGAGAAAAAGAGCTTGAGCTTCTTGGAGGACATCTGGAGATGGTGGAGAGCAGACGGCCACCTGCTCACACAGAAAAAGCAGGATCACAAGGCTCCCTATATAATGCATCAAAAAGTGGCTCTCCAGTGAGAGATCAAAGTCAAAGCACAAAGCAACAGGGACTTCCTGGCGAGGCTTCTCAAGATGAAGATCAGAGCAAAGCCATAGCAGAGGATGAGACTGAGAGCCACATATGGTCCAGAGAGGGGCTTAGCAGCAGTGTCATGTCAGATGAGTGGAACAGCCAGGCTgtcagtgaggaggaggaagcggcAAATGTTTTTTGTTCTACCTGCAAGATGCCAATCCGAGCTTTTGACAAATTGTTTGGTGAGCACAAGGATCACGAAGTGGCTCGGCTCTCCACTGCCGTGGAAAGTGAAAAG GAGGAGATTCATAAAAACATGTGCAAGTTGGAAGAGCAGATTGCTCAGATGGAAAACTTTGCCAGTCACTTGGAGGAAATCTTCATCACTGTAGAG gcaGCAGTAACCATGGTTGACAG GCTGGAAGAATTCTTAAAGGAAGAAGTGGATTTAAAGCTTTCAACACAGCCCGACTTTGAAGAGCGGGTCATAGATTTCTCTGAAGTTGAACAACTAATGAACTCCATTAATAGTATTCCAG ctccttgTGCCCCTGTGATCAGTCCTCAGGCTCCCAATGCAGCAACTGGCACCTCACTGAGAGTTTGTTGGGGCCTCTTCTCAGATGACACTGTTGAGTGCTACCAACTGTGCTATAAACCAGTGAGCAACGAGGGGCACAATGGTGAACAAGCAG agcaTACCCTAAAAGTCAAAGAAACATACTGCACCATCACTAATTTGTTGCCGAATACACAATATGAATTTTGGGTCAGTGCTTTAAATGCCTCTGGTATCAGTCCACCAAGTGAAAGAGCAGTTTATGTAacag CTCCTTCACCACCTACCATAAAGAGTAAAAAGATCCGAAGCTGTGAAAATGCAGCACTGGTCTGCTGGGAATCTAGAGACGTTAACCCTGTTGATTCTTACATGGTTGAATTGTCCAAGCTGACAGATGAAGAAAATGGCAATATTATTACTGA atCTATTGTTGGGATTCCTAACTGTGAAGTCCTAATTCACCTCCAGCCAATGCAAAGCTATCGCATCTGTGTTAGAGCCTTAAACCTGGGTGGTTCCAGTGAAAGAAGTGAACCTGTCCTGATACACACCACAG GCACCTACTTCTGCCTTAACGAGGATACAGCCCATCCTTTACTGGCGATTCTAGATGATGGATTTACAATTGCATGTGACGAACTGGAAAACCCAGAGTGTGATCTGCCCGTCTATGATAACAGCTTTACAAG GTGTATTGGGATCTTGGGCAGTCTGAtcccatttccaggaaagcattACTGGGAGGTGGAAGCTGAGGAAGATACAGAGTACAGAATCGGCGTGGCTTTTGAAAACACTCCAAGACATGGTTATCTGGGGGCAAACAACTCATCCTGGTGCATGAGGCATATCATCACACCATCGAG GCACAAGTATGAATTCCTGCACAGTGGGATGACACCAGACATCAGAATTACTATTCCCCCGCGAAGGATTGGCATTCTGCTGGACTATGAGAACTGCAGACTATCATTTTTCAATGCAGAGATTGCCCAGCACCTTTACACATTCACCTTGCACTTCCAGCATTACGTCCACCCCTGCTTTGCTTTGGAAACACCGGGTATCTTACAGATACGCACTGGAATTGCAATACCCCCGTGGACTGCCCTCCCATAA